The following coding sequences lie in one Deltaproteobacteria bacterium genomic window:
- a CDS encoding rhomboid family intramembrane serine protease: MARTASPSWRDFLPRFERGAMALFALTLALSALVGDRPLGAMLRVQPGALLSGAGLWQPFTANFVFPGDGVGLVIGTLFSQWLFGSDLERFWGTRRYVTLVLSAGTAGYLAYALVSPWLPELEHGGSSGFDLAAIAAYGVVFAKRELSLFGAATFRGRTLAIILVLLGLIGPVMRGASWTTPIPWLISVGIALLVTTQPWRRRGDRDGTTRKPRGKAKPSHLKVVPKELLN; this comes from the coding sequence GTGGCCCGCACCGCATCGCCGAGCTGGCGTGATTTCCTGCCGCGATTCGAACGCGGCGCGATGGCGTTGTTCGCCCTCACGCTCGCGCTCTCGGCGCTCGTGGGTGACCGGCCACTGGGCGCGATGCTGCGGGTGCAGCCGGGCGCGCTGCTGAGCGGCGCCGGCCTGTGGCAGCCCTTCACCGCCAACTTCGTGTTCCCCGGCGACGGCGTCGGTCTGGTGATCGGTACGTTGTTCAGCCAGTGGCTGTTCGGCTCCGACCTCGAGCGATTCTGGGGCACGCGTCGCTACGTGACGCTGGTGCTCTCGGCCGGCACCGCCGGCTACCTGGCCTACGCCTTGGTGTCGCCGTGGCTGCCGGAGCTCGAGCACGGCGGCAGCAGCGGCTTCGATCTCGCTGCGATCGCCGCGTATGGCGTCGTGTTCGCGAAGCGCGAGCTATCGCTGTTCGGCGCCGCCACCTTCCGTGGCCGCACGCTCGCCATCATCCTCGTGCTGCTGGGGCTCATCGGTCCGGTGATGCGGGGCGCGTCGTGGACGACCCCGATCCCGTGGTTGATCTCGGTCGGGATCGCGTTGCTCGTGACCACGCAGCCGTGGCGACGCCGCGGCGACCGCGACGGCACCACGCGCAAGCCGAGGGGCAAGGCCAAGCCGTCCCACCTCAAGGTCGTGCCGAAGGAACTGCTCAACTAG
- a CDS encoding sigma 54-dependent Fis family transcriptional regulator, whose product MTTTFFAAQHTHKQLRRVMLRVKDGPDRGAQITVARSRVTIGRSAVNDLVLTDTSVSGTHAELVIGESGVQIHDLESTNGTFVNGIRVRSAWIEPSNAVKVGKTEFELLSADEVQVPISGEDHFGALYGKSAAMREVFAVLERVAPTEMSVLIGGETGTGKELVARALHDESNRAQGPFVVLDCGSMPRELAEASILGHKKGSFTGAVTDRAGCFEEANGGTLFLDEIGELPIDLQPKLLRVLDRREVQRIGESQVRTVDVRVVAATHRDLRMMVGQGLFREDLYFRLSVMAVDLPPLRERGEDVLMLAERFLADFVRVHANAGPKPTLGNQARDALLAESFPGNVRQLKNVIQRAAHLCRGGVIEPSDLHLGRREDPRAVAAQAAATEQQRPVSAGGFDEAIMAAPFKDAKQQMVDGFEREYFGRLLERTDGNLSRAAAEAGITRYYLRELLKRLGMHKVRDDGD is encoded by the coding sequence ATGACGACCACGTTCTTCGCGGCCCAGCACACGCACAAGCAGCTGCGCCGCGTGATGCTCCGCGTGAAGGACGGCCCCGATCGCGGGGCCCAGATCACGGTCGCGCGCTCGCGCGTCACCATCGGTCGCAGCGCCGTCAACGACCTCGTCCTCACCGACACCTCGGTCAGCGGCACCCATGCCGAGCTCGTCATCGGCGAGTCGGGCGTGCAGATCCACGACCTCGAGAGCACCAACGGCACCTTCGTCAACGGCATCCGTGTGCGCAGCGCGTGGATCGAGCCCAGCAACGCGGTCAAGGTCGGCAAGACCGAGTTCGAGCTGCTGTCGGCCGACGAGGTGCAGGTCCCGATCTCGGGCGAGGATCACTTCGGCGCGCTCTACGGCAAGAGCGCCGCGATGCGCGAGGTGTTCGCGGTGCTCGAGCGCGTGGCCCCGACCGAGATGAGCGTGCTCATCGGCGGTGAGACCGGCACCGGCAAGGAGCTGGTCGCCCGCGCGCTGCACGACGAGTCGAACCGCGCGCAGGGCCCGTTCGTGGTGCTCGACTGCGGCTCGATGCCCCGCGAGCTCGCCGAGGCCTCGATCCTCGGCCACAAGAAGGGCTCGTTCACCGGTGCCGTGACCGATCGCGCCGGCTGCTTCGAAGAGGCCAACGGCGGCACGCTGTTCCTCGACGAGATCGGCGAGCTGCCGATCGACCTCCAGCCCAAGCTGCTGCGTGTGCTCGACCGCCGCGAGGTGCAACGCATCGGCGAGAGCCAGGTCCGCACCGTCGACGTACGCGTGGTCGCGGCGACCCACCGAGACCTGCGCATGATGGTCGGCCAGGGCCTGTTCCGCGAGGACCTCTACTTCCGTCTCTCGGTGATGGCCGTCGATCTGCCGCCGCTTCGCGAGCGCGGCGAGGACGTGCTCATGCTGGCCGAGCGCTTCCTCGCGGACTTCGTGCGCGTGCACGCCAACGCCGGGCCCAAGCCCACGCTGGGCAACCAGGCGCGCGACGCACTGCTGGCCGAGAGCTTCCCCGGCAACGTGCGCCAGCTGAAGAACGTCATCCAGCGCGCGGCCCACCTCTGCCGCGGCGGCGTCATCGAGCCCAGCGACCTGCATCTCGGCCGCCGCGAAGACCCGCGGGCGGTCGCCGCGCAGGCGGCCGCGACCGAACAACAGCGGCCGGTCAGCGCCGGTGGCTTCGACGAAGCGATCATGGCCGCGCCCTTCAAGGACGCGAAGCAGCAGATGGTCGACGGCTTCGAGCGCGAGTACTTCGGCCGCCTGCTCGAGCGCACCGACGGCAACCTCAGCCGCGCCGCGGCCGAGGCAGGGATCACGCGCTACTATCTGCGCGAGCTGCTGAAGCGGCTCGGCATGCACAAGGTCCGCGACGACGGAGACTGA
- a CDS encoding HAMP domain-containing histidine kinase, with protein sequence MLDAAARAHELDGRAATGLRARDSLGVRISALVAVVLVATMGWGIVTLQQLRDIQAGFDRLVEVYAVFDKRLAQAHVQAVRIGEQVRTHQKRAPTQPEDPSVRKTIVAALQARATMVEAAREPIDSALREPERFGGPDELAELQGIQQSLDQLQGLVASRPVEEVLADVRSQGQIEQLFESLRAQSGNAIEELRDEVQLARTRAERWTLGLATLTLVIGVLASVGVFLTLRPLRRLAIGVRRLGGGDWSQRVLPEHAGRGDEVGQLAAEFNHMADALQERERLLLRGERLAAAGQLAAQITHEIRNPLSSVALNVELLEDELPAASEGRRLLGKITAEVDRLTNITESYLRFARRPKPELVTIDLAAELRGWLEFTAPELEQAGVALQQDIPPAPVYVQGDANQLRQALLNLLRNAKEAALEREPGAAARAPAVAVALQCKRDTVVLVVQDNGGGIPLAPDKLDRIFEAFYTRKAQGTGLGLPMVQQILADHAGGVRVAQTGPTGTRFELSLPACAPTDAALSSQPHARPRSPAEPDAAFDELT encoded by the coding sequence GTGCTCGACGCCGCAGCACGTGCCCACGAGCTCGATGGCCGCGCGGCCACCGGCCTGCGCGCACGCGACAGCCTGGGCGTGCGCATCTCGGCGCTGGTCGCCGTGGTGCTGGTGGCGACCATGGGCTGGGGCATCGTCACGCTGCAACAGCTGCGCGACATCCAGGCCGGCTTCGATCGTCTGGTCGAGGTCTACGCAGTGTTCGACAAGCGTCTCGCCCAGGCCCACGTGCAGGCGGTGCGCATCGGCGAGCAGGTGCGCACGCACCAGAAGCGCGCGCCGACACAGCCCGAGGATCCGAGCGTGCGCAAGACCATCGTCGCCGCACTCCAGGCCCGCGCAACCATGGTCGAGGCGGCGCGCGAGCCCATCGACTCGGCGCTGCGCGAGCCGGAGCGGTTCGGCGGCCCTGACGAGCTCGCCGAGCTGCAGGGCATCCAGCAGTCGCTCGACCAGCTGCAGGGCCTGGTCGCGAGTCGCCCGGTCGAAGAGGTGCTGGCCGACGTGCGGTCGCAGGGGCAGATCGAGCAGCTCTTCGAGTCGCTGCGGGCGCAGAGCGGCAACGCCATCGAGGAGCTGCGCGACGAGGTCCAGCTCGCGCGTACGCGCGCGGAGCGATGGACGCTGGGGCTCGCGACGCTCACGCTCGTGATCGGCGTGCTCGCGAGCGTCGGTGTGTTCCTCACGCTGCGCCCGCTGCGGCGGCTCGCGATCGGCGTGCGACGGCTGGGCGGCGGCGACTGGTCGCAGCGCGTGTTGCCCGAGCACGCCGGACGCGGCGACGAAGTCGGTCAGCTGGCCGCGGAGTTCAACCACATGGCCGACGCGCTGCAGGAGCGCGAGCGACTGCTGCTGCGGGGCGAGCGACTGGCCGCGGCGGGTCAGCTCGCGGCGCAGATCACCCACGAGATCCGCAACCCGCTGTCGTCGGTCGCGCTCAACGTCGAGCTGCTCGAGGACGAGCTGCCCGCGGCCAGCGAGGGTCGTCGCCTGCTCGGCAAGATCACCGCCGAAGTCGATCGCCTCACCAACATCACCGAGAGCTACCTCCGCTTCGCCAGGCGCCCGAAGCCCGAGCTCGTGACCATCGATCTCGCCGCCGAGCTGCGGGGTTGGCTCGAGTTCACCGCCCCCGAGCTCGAGCAGGCCGGCGTCGCGCTCCAGCAGGACATCCCGCCCGCGCCGGTCTACGTGCAGGGCGACGCCAACCAGCTGCGGCAGGCGCTGCTGAACCTGTTGCGCAACGCCAAGGAGGCCGCGCTCGAACGCGAGCCCGGGGCCGCTGCGCGCGCCCCCGCGGTCGCCGTCGCGCTGCAGTGTAAGCGCGACACGGTGGTGCTGGTTGTGCAGGACAACGGCGGCGGGATCCCACTCGCGCCCGACAAGCTCGACCGCATCTTCGAGGCCTTCTACACCCGCAAGGCGCAGGGCACCGGCCTCGGCCTGCCGATGGTCCAGCAGATCCTCGCCGATCACGCCGGAGGCGTCCGCGTCGCGCAGACCGGCCCCACGGGCACGCGTTTCGAGCTATCGCTGCCAGCTTGCGCGCCAACGGACGCCGCCCTAAGCTCGCAGCCCCACGCCCGTCCGCGTTCGCCGGCCGAACCAGACGCCGCCTTCGACGAGCTCACATGA